The genome window CCGTATTACTTTCGAGAGAGTAATATTGTAAACTGTTAACGGGACAATATCAATGATGGATGGATTAACAAGGTGTTACTCAAACGGTTTGACATCCTAGAAATAGATTCATTATAATATCAATTATCATAATCTGACCTTCGATAGATCAGTCCAATTATCAAGATCTGATTCCTGATAGGACCATTAACCGAGTAACTTAGAACACAATTGAGTTGTTGATACTTGATAGTAGAtctatttagtttaggattaagtgAAATTTAGTATTTCAGCTTGGATCTATACCATAAATTCAataaacatctttttttttttggattttgttaGCTAGCACCAGACCTGAACTGGTAAATGTGAAGTGCTTAGCTCTAAGTTCAGAAGGTAAACCAATCAACCTTTTATCTCAACTAGGTTAAAACATGTGTTTGGTTATGTAGTTCGATTTGAACCCCTAACCAGCCAAGTTGCATCTGCTTTTAGGGTCATTTAGTGTATGCTTGATGCATCATGCTCTTTTAGGCTTTTGTTAATGTTTGATGCATAAAGCTTAAACGGCTGGCAACTTAGTATAAAGGGTTATCCACTATGTGTATCTTAGTAGGAGGTGCATATAGAGGAGCTTCTCTCTTCATTTTCCATTTAACGTCTCCTTCCCAACTCCCAGCTTTGATTGCTACTGTCTTCTCTCCATCTCACTTGAGATCAGACTCAGCTTTCCTAAACATGGCAGAGAGGTATGACTCTCTTTTCCTTTATTGtggtctttttttcttcttcaaagTTCTTTTATGATGTTCTTATAATCCTTACACATATGGTACTACAATTATATTTTGGATCGTGTTGAAGTTTCGGTAGACTGATGATTTCTACAACAAATCGAGTATAGAATGCAACAGGAGTTTGTCCAAAGAGTGTAGTGGTGAGATATCTTTGCAAATGAAATAGAAGAGTAGTATGTGCAAGCTTAATTATGCACAAATCTACATATTTTGAGATAGAAAAGTTTGGTTACTGCAGATGTTTTCACCCCTTACGGAATATTGCTAGAAACATAAGTGCCTTATTTTCTTTAATCTACTGGCATGTAATCGCCATGAAAGTATGCATGTATCATCAAAAGAAATGAATTCATTCCTAATGCAAATATTTATACAATAAAATTTCTCCTCTACTTCAGAATGATTCTCTTTATGTTAAAACCCAATCATCTGTATGCCATAATTAATCTTCAACCATCATGTGTAtacaattaatattttttattgctcATTATCTAGAGCACTGAAGTACTTCTAAGCCATGCAACTTAGTCGAGATACTCCAAGCCATATCAACAAGAATGTGAGGAAACCATGAACTTTGgcaaggatcaactgcaacaggATATGATGGAGCTTTATGTTGGCTATCTGGAAAATAACATACCTCATCTTGAACATAGGTAAGCATTTTGATTTGTcacttttttttcctttgaattATAACACTGCTGAATGCACTGTAAATGTGTTCTGATTATGGATAGGAGTTTTCAAACTATTGAAGCAAATCCAACTCAGAAGACACTTCTTTCTACATAGGGTACACCTGTTCTTAATTATACTGATAATAGCTAGTAAAAGTGATAAATGAATACTTTCCCTTTTGTTATAAATTATGCACAAATACAGAATTTTAAAGATTCAAGAAACAGATAAatgtttatatattatattatttgcataattgcaagtgatcatcaGTAAAATAGTGAGTCAATAGGTCATGCAATTTCTTTATGTGCCAAAATTCTAGATTTCTAGATTTTATGTTGCCATGTTATGCCCACATGGTTCTCTAGGATAAATATCAATGGGGTTGGTTTATTATGTATATTTCCCTTTTCATTGAGaacctttctctttcttttccttctaAAATCAAGATTTTTATATACTCTAAAATTTAGGTAGAATTATATATCCCTGTACATCTTATGTGCTATACATAAACCAAAATATGTCTTTAGgcttatcttttttttaatttactaACATTCATGTTAGTACCATTACCCCCATCCTATAACATGCTAAGTTCCCATCATATATAATCAATagagaatatatattttttatagataTAGAGGTTCCTTCTCTTGCCATTGATTTCTTAGtccattttaaaaattattatttttaccaGAGAAACTAATATTGATATGATAATAAAACTAATACATATATGAAAATCATGAACCACCTCAATTACATCTATACAAATATTATGATAAAAACCTTTCGATCGCAAACCACTTTAAGAGTCGTTCATAATTTTGGAATAACTAATGGTAGAACAAAAGAATTAATATTACAATTTATCTTGATTGTCCCCAATAAAACCTCAATGTGTTTCACCAAAAAtaaattatacatatacatatatatatatatatatatatatatatgtatatatatattctttacccatttaatttaataatttatttatttttcagaaaaaaaaaaaagctcactcAACAAGTCTCCATAGTCATTGGCTGATGGAAAAATAAGTAATGGTCAATAGGGTTGTGAAGGGCTACAGATGATTTCAATAAACTTCATATCTTCAAAACTATTACTCGTTAATCCAGTAAAGTTCATCCGAATCTATCAATCAAAATGCAGTTTTTGGGGGGTAAGTGTACCGACAGTGCACAACAGCGGCCGATGACGTCATCGGCGCACGGTGCTAACCGGCGCCGACGGAGCAGGATAACGTAGCGTCCACCCGCGGCGAATTTCTCTCCGCTCACACGCGACGTTCCATTAAAATAACGGTGGACGACAAGGGGACGGTGGTGGACTTGCGTCTCGTGGTTTGCTTCCACTGCTCCCTtcatctctctcctctctctcggaTTAGGGAGcagcgagagagagggagagaggaaatGGCGACAGCGGGGGTTTCCCACCTCGGTATTGGGCTTAAGGTTTTGCGTTTCGCGGGGCCCGACGGCAGCTTTTCGAGTGATGTCCAGGTTAGAGCGCTGCTCTTCTATCACCGAGGTTGTTCAGATTCTTCGGCTGATGAACTTGTCACCGTGCTTCGTGCTGTGGGAACCTAAGAGTTCTTCCTTTGAACGGGGAAACTGTTCTTTAGTACCTCTTTTACATGGATTTTACTTGATTCGGTGAAGATTGCGGCAAAACGGTGGGATATTCTCTTTTTATTGTTTCGAGTTGCCGGTTTTGGATTCTGCTTGAAGGTTGGAATTTTGTGTGCTCTGAGTTCGAGCGGGATCTTTTGGTCTTCGTGAGTCTCGGAAACAATTAGAACTTCAGCTTAATACGACCCACATAATTCAAGAAACGACGATATCTTCCCTTCCCCCGAAATGGCTTTTTGAATATTGATAAAGAGTAGTCGCAAAATTACGCGACAAATATTGTCCACAAGCTTTCAGAACATTTGTTGTGGTTTCGTGACCTTTGAAGTATTGTAGAAAAAGTTGgccttccaaaggataggaaaTGATGCTTTATTTGCCTGCATTTTTTTAGGAAAGAGCGTTTACAAAATAGAGAAGAAAAATGAAACAGAAAGATCTTTTGGGGTAATTATACAAACCGCTGTTATATTTAGAAAAAGTTGGAAGTATTTTGATAGGGATCTGTTTCACTTTTGCAAGTTGGTAGCACAGAGAACTACTAGGTTCTAGCAGGTTGATAGATTGTCAGCTTTTCCCAAAGTTAAGCAGGAGATGAGATGGATTGAGTTTGCTTAGATTAGTTTCCTGTGTAGTTGGGAAGTAGTTTGACATCATAGCTGGCCACCAGCTCTAATCATGAACCTCGAGAAGCAAAAGAGAATAGATTAGTTTCCTGTGTTGTTTAGTAGGGTTCTATTCTGTTAATTTGTTTGCTTATTTGTGTTTTTGAGATTAATATTGTGGGCACAATAAATGCCCTTCAGCTCTAATATCTTTTACAACCCATTTTTCTGGCATGTCTGATAAACTTACGAAGGCATCCCATGATTTTGAGGCAATTCCATAGTACATGGAAGGGAAGAAAATTATTGGGGTTTGGAAGTGGAATAATTTGTAAAATCAAAAGCAGATTTGAGAGAGTTTCTTTATGTGATGTCAGATATAGTGCTATAGGTCTTTTAAGATATTTtgactttattttttattaatttatttaaaaagttaTACATACTCTCTATGGACTTTAGATAGTAGGTACACACCTGATCAGGTAGCAGTAACTTTTAAATCACTGGGTGCGGTTGCAAGCATTTGTACAAGTAAACCCGTTGTGAAGAGCTCTATCAGAATTCTCTAGGAAGTGTGACTCCGCTATTTTGACATAACAAAATGGGCTGAAACATTTGATTATCAGATTAAGTTTGGCTATAACCTATAGTGGAATGTGGTTGCCTAAAATATTAAGTTGGTCTTGGGGTTTCTATCCAGCTAGTTGCTAAGCCAGATCTAGGAAAAACTTTGATCTAATCCTTACATAACCAAGCTTCTTATTTTTAAAGTCCTTGACCAAAATTTGATACTGATACATTGAGGTATGTTTAAGTAGCCAGGTAATCAAGGTCCATTTGAAACTCCTACTATATACTGTTACGGGCTCTATTATATACTAAAAGCAATTGCACCTTACAATTGTCTGAAGGACTCTCTTTTTGAATCAGTAAATTTGTTTACTTCTTATCCTTTTGTCTTTCATAGAAGTAATTTTCTCCTTTTGGCCTAAACAGTAGAAGCTCTACATCTTCATTTGCAACCTCCAGAAGGATGGGTATATATGAACCGAACCACCAAATTGGCATGTGGGAAGACTCGTTTAAAGCTGATAGCAGTCAAAATACATGTGCATCAACAATTGTGGAAACAGACACGAAACTTGATTATATGGCAGAGGTATGTGGCATGTGTTGTTTGGCAACATTATGTCATCAATCGCATCAGATCTGTTACTTGGATATAcgttatattttaaatttgaaataaTTTGTAGCTGGAGGATATTCCTTGCAAGGAACTAGGACAACCAAAGAAGTATGGTCAGGAAACAAGCCATTCTTCAGACAAGGTATGTAAAATGCTTGTGACATTTTTACCACCTGCTTTGCTGAAGAAATTTTTTTGTTCATGGTACTCTAAATTTCTTTgaagaagagagaaaaacaaCCCTGACTTGTTTTATTTATTTCGGGATAAACCCCTCACTTCTTTCACTCAGACAAATAATAGGTGATTCCTTCAACTTCTGGTAGGGGAAGGAGAATTTTGACCTTGGCATCTACTTGAAAGCGAAGAAGTCAATAGGGCATACTTTGACACTCTAGCTAAAACAAATCCTATTTTGACTATGATTTCAATTAGTATGTTCTCATATTTTGGAATACCTTCATTGGTTGGTTTTTGTGGAATTATTGATGGGCTTTCCATGTAAAGGTTTTCTTTCCAAAAATTGTTGGCATTCTTGCTATCTTTTGTGCTTTGAGTATTTTTTAGCAATATAGGTTTATGGACTTTTTTAATACAGATTGAAAGAAATCATGTGAACTTGTGGAGAACAAGAAACTTTTGATCAAGGTAGTAATCAGAAGATATGTCTGCTTGAATTTAGTCCCACCTTAGTCTGAAACTAACTAATTAGACAATTCTGTGATTACAGAAGTGATGGATCTCTTGGTGACAACAAAAATAGTACATAAACTTTGAGATTATTTGAATCTTGTCagtttattttcttaaatggtcAACAAAATATTGCCTGTTCATTTATGTGGATTAATCCTGTACTGGACCACTGGAATGATGTACTTTGGCATTTAAATCACAATGAATTTATCTGACGGTTTAGTTTAAATCAGTCAAGAAAATTTTACCTCTAACGAATTATCTTTGTGGAGTATCATCTGtttatgataattttaaaaattctttCGTGTTAGTTTATGATATTACAACAGGGTTTGGATGCTCTGAGGGATATGTATTTACAATAATTTTAGTTATAACTATTTCAGTTCTGCTCATTTAAAATTTATTGGTTTATATCAATTTCAGTTCAGTTCAGTTGATGGCTTAGTCCCAATTATGGTTTCGAATTTCTTTGTCCGTGCTTAACATTGCTTGTTCTTTAATCAACCATTAACCCAAGTTGCAAAACCAATCCTAATGTTAGAAAAGAGTTTCTTGTTCTTATATGTATCTGCAATAATATCAATGAGCCAAGTTCAAGTCTACTTATTCAGTATATTGTCAGAGAATGAATTACATTTTCTTATTATATATTGTCAGAGAATGAATtacattttcttaatatatattgtTAGAGAATGAATTGCATTTTCTTGATATGTTTCTCAAATGCTGTGAACTCCGAATGTAATTGGTTTGTCCATATGGTGTTGCCAATTTGATGATGTATGGATGACTTATCATAGGTATTAAGACGGCTTGCACAGAATCGAGAGGCTGCTAAGAAAAGTCGTCTGCGGAAAAAGGTATCTTAGAATGGTAAAGGTACAATTAGGTGACTGATTTGATTCTTAATATGCTGATCATCTGATACTTGTTTTGTAGGCTTATGTTCAACAACTAGAGTCAAGTCGTCTAAAACTGGCCCAGCTAGAGCGGGAGCTTGAGCAGGCTAGACAGCAGGTATAAGTGGCACTAATCATGATGAACAAGGAATTCTGTGTTTATATGAGCTAAGCAAGAAGTTATTGATGAATTCCAGGCTGTGTACATTGGTGGGCATTTACGAGAGACGAATATTGGGTTGTCAGGAAGTGTTAATTCGGGTATAGTGTTCATTTCTTTCGTATCTTTTTCTTAATATATTCTGAACTATATGTTAACGACTTCAATGTTAAAATATCAAGAATTAGAAGACTCAGCTACATCTATCTTGAAAGGCTATCGTTTTTCAGCTGCAATATTTTGTTAATGTCGGACCTGTACTTCTAAAGTTTCACTAGATCTTTTTGATGTTTGATAAAAGCTACTCTGATTATATGGTTGTATTATAAGCTCTAATTAAAACTTGTACAGCTTTCTACTACTAGTGCAGGTGACGGGTAATTTGTATTCTTTTTCTCAGttttcattttgaatcttttaaGTCTGGAAGCATCAATGTGGTCTCACTTTTACTATGTAAATACCTCAACCTCACTCTCCAAACTTTGAATTATTTGCTAGTCCTCCATGGACTTGTGCCTCAAGTCCCTAAATCCATTCTAAATATATAGACTATAATATACAATATTTTGCAAGGGAATTTTATGTTTCACTTGCAGTATCTTATATCATGTGTCTTTTTTTAATATTGACTCAGTAAAAGATGATAAAATTTGCGATTCTTTCGTAGCAGCACTATTTGGAATGATAAAGTAGGCTTTTTCTGTTTTgcctctttcaattctttccacaGATTATTATCAGATTGTAAGATCAATATGTCAGCTCCTCATGTACTTAAAGGCATTCCTTGGCGGTGTATTTCAGGGATTGCTGCTTTTGAAATGGAATATGGACACTGGGTTGAAGAACAGAATCGGCAAACTAGTGATTTAAGAACTGCGCTACAAGCACATGCATCTGATGTTGAGCTTGAAATGCTTGTGGAGAGCGGAATAAGACACTATGACAATCTTTTCCGAATAAAAGCAGTCACAGCAAAATCTGATGTCTTCTATCTTATATCCGGCATGTGGAGAACGCCCACAGAAAGGTTTTTTCTCTGGATTGGTGGATTTAGGCCATCAGAGCTTCTAAAGGTGATTAAATgttattttttggaattttagaATCTAGTAAAGATTTCAGCAAATGCAAGCACTCTGACTGTGCTGCCAGTATGTGACATGCTGGCATGCACGGACATGCTAACGCAACATTGGACTATAGGAAGCCTATGGAGATGTAGACTGGGTCGGCATACTCCATGTTAGCATGTCACCATGCAGGGGCATGTTGCTGAACTAAAAACCTTATGTTTCTTGCTAATGTCACGTGCTATTTATCTGTAGTTTCATTTTCATTTTCCTCAAGTTACTGAGAAAGTCATTTCACCGTCCTTAGGGAGCCTTAGAGTAAGCTATGGATAAAAAGTACTGCTAATGTTACTTTACCATCCTTGGTTCACAGGTAgtctcatcgcaactagaccctATGACAGAGCAACAAAAGAGCGCTGTGTCAGGCCTGCGGCAATCTTCACAACAAGCTGAAGATGCTCTTTCGCAAGGATTGGAGAGACTTCAGGAAACTCTTTCTGAAACACTAACATGTGACCCTTCAGGCACACCTGGTGTCACAAATTACATGGAACAGATGGCAAATGCCATGGGAAAGTTGGAGGCTCTTGTAAGCTTTGTGAACCAGGTAATatacaaattttaaaattaatctgTAATGGATACCATTGTCTCTTGTTTTGCTGATGTCATTATTTTTGGTAGTTTGTGTTCCCTTAAACCTTACTTCCATAATTTGCATCAGTGTAGGACTTATGAATATGTGAATAAAACCAGATTTTATTAGCTGAATAGAACAATTACTGGGTAGGCATGAATATGAGCACATGTATGTCATAGTTTCTGCCGTATGTTATCTTTTCCTCTTGTTTCTTTGAGATCGCAAAACAATATGCCTAATGATTAATTGGAGAATGACAAACCAATAGGTATTGTCATAATCAAATAGCATTTTCAAAATCTTAATTTCTAAATGTCATATGTTTTCAGAATATAAGATGTACAAAAAGGATTCTGTGTTTGATAACACAAAGGGCCTCTTTAAATTGCAGCACTGTCCACTACTTGCCTTTTCTGTTTTCTTCCTAGTTTCTGATAGATATCTTCTTAATCCTCTATAAATTTTTAAGGTTCATAATCTTCTTAACTATTCATCCATTTATTTTCATCTAGATAGCATCTGATCCTATTCTGTGGTTCTGAATCTGCATTGCCTTTGCCTTTAGTATTAGGATGAGTTTTCCAACTGAGTTTGCATGACCTGATGTTCATGTCACAAACTTTTCCTCTACCTTTCATCCTCTTCCTCTCTGCAGGATGGTTTAATAGCATCAATAGTGATGAACATGAACTTGCCACACAAAGTAATACTTCTAATGTTTAAAAGTTGGTCTCTTGTTATTATTCTTATTGTATTATGTGCTTTTGTTAAAATGTTCATCCTTTTACACCAGCAATCATAAGTGAATATATGACAACTAACTCTATATTGTTTTGAAATTTGCTTCTGGGTATTCAACCTGAACATGAAATCATTCTTGCTATATATTGAAACAGGCAGACCTCCTTCGGCAACAGGCCTTGAGGCAGATGTACAGCATCCTCACAACCCACCAAGCAGCACGAGGCTTGCTTGCCTTGGGTGACTATTTCCAACGCCTTCGTGCGCTTAGTTCCTTATGGGCTGCTCGTCCTCATGATCCAACTTAGCAATCTTGAGATCAAGCACCTTGGTAACTTGATGTTTCAGCACCAGCCACCAATCAGCTGGCCGAGGGAATTGACATCTGCAATTTGGTTACCATCAACCATCCTGGAGCACTTCTTTCTGGAATTTATTCAGCACGCAAACTGGAAAAGGTGCCCTAGTGTAGATGTTATGTAAATATCTATTGAAGCTCCATGTTTTATGGACAATGAAGCTGCCTCTGAAGTTTGTCTATGAGTATGTCATACACTTATTGTTGTAACTCTGTTCTTTATGAGGACAACATGTGGGTCATGTATTCCATGCAGAAAAATCATAGGCTGCTTTCCAGGAAGCACCAGAAATGGACAGATAATTGCATGTCATGTAGTTTGGCAATGACCCGCAATGCCTGATGTAAAGTctatatattatgcatgaggtTGTCTTATATAGCTTTGCAGACAATCAACCAAGAATTATTGCAAGTTTTGCACTACTATTTCTCTGCAGAACTGGAAAGTGGATTTGTATGTTAGGTTCTTGTCTTGCAGTTGCATTGGTTACTTGTGATACCTCTCTGGTTCATTTATCTAGATGAGACTTACAAACAAAAATCTTGGAGCTGTAATAGGGTTTAGCACGAAAACTGGAAATCTAAACCTATGCTTcagggaaagaagaaaagaaacgaaAAGGGCAAGGAAGTTGCTTATTTATTAAAATGTAGATTGTCATAGGTTTACAAATTTGGAGATCTAACATATGGCTTGAAGAGAAAGGAATCTCATGTCAAAAGAGAACTCTTCCTGTCATTAGCAAATACTGCTCCACAACATGTTCTTCAACAAAGCACTCACACAAGTTACAAACCACGGAATGATCAAGAGGATTAAATTGGGCCTTTGTTAGATAAAAAAGGGCACTCATTCAAAAAGCTGTCTTGCTGATCTGTGAGCATTGATCTTAACAAGGTCTCAATGGACACCTTGTAATCACTAAATGATATGTTACAGGGCTTCGTTTACATCTATTCCAGAGGACTTCTTGATGTGCTCAGTATGCCTCGCCACCAGGATATCGATGAGTTCCTCCTCCAAGTCATGATCCTGTCCATGACTACAAACTCTAGTTTTTTCTCCACTTGTAACTACGGAGACTTCCCTTTTGTAAGTCGCCAGTTCATTTGCTACAACAACGTGCATGCCATACTTCCGCATTGCCATGTCAGCTTTCTGAAGCAGAATATCTGGATCTGTCTCCAACTGTTTTCCGGTAAAAGTAAGTCTTGTGTGACAAAAATGACAAGAGTACACTAAATCAAACAAGATGTGCAACTTAACAAACCAATGTATCTTATAATCAAAATCATGGTCCAGACCAAAGTAACTAATAACATCATTATAGGGCTAGCTATAATGTAAATCCTCTCTAATTGTTATTTCTATAAAGCCGCTTTCATTCAATCACATAATCTGTACAAATTGGAAATGACACTGAAAATACACTGAATTTGCTTCCATTAAGTAATTATGGTAACATGGAAATCACAGAGAACATAAAGTTCAACAGAAACAGATCATATATGCATGAGAGGAAACAATGTGGGTCTATCACCACCTTAGTCAATTAATGAAGTTCATTAGCCAGTATAGCATGCAGACAACAGATGTCTCTTTTAAGCATGTTCTACTTCTATTAACCTCAAAGAAAATTCTAGATTGGACTCACAGAAGTCGGACTCAAGTTGCCAGAGTTGTTTCTGTGTTGTAGCATGAATAAATGGACTAaccttgaatgaaatgcaaaatgCTGCAGGAGCCCAGTCTTTTCGCAGCACCAAAAGCATTTTAGGCACCTGGTTGAGTCGCATATCCAGAGGACCTTCTGCAGATTGGATCTTATGTTTTGCCTGttgaataataataacaaaaatataagCATACACACAAAGATTGATTCAAGATGTGTCTTCCTGGAGGTAATTGCATAAGACGTCATGAGTAGGTTATGATGTCACATTCAGAACTATTACTtaaaagatatcaatatgaccttATTTTAACAAATATTTGATGTGACTTCTAAAGTATGAACCAAATTATTTCCTAGTGAAACTAACTAAACTAGTTGATCAGCTTGGAGCAGATCAAGTATTTTTATATTCTTACCATGTtttcccaaggaacataaaagtcCGATACTGCAGCAGCAAGATAAAACATCCCATGTGACTTAAGACATCTCATTGATGTAGCCACCATCTGTAAAATCTGTTCATAGAAAAGACATTAGTAATTTGTTCATAAAATGCAAATAGGACTACTCAACAACTGTAGAGAAAGATTATGCATAAATTCCATAATGTTtctaaattaataaatttattcaCACATGTACACTAAACTGATCCAATATATCAGAATCAGTCGGCACGCAATCATGAAATATAAAAGGATGACTATGGCTGGATAATTAGTTCTCCGGAACTTTTTTCTTACCCATGTAAGCAACAACATAGACTGGATATTTGATATACATATCGAAGTGACAGCCTTGCTACTGTCTCTTCCATCCAAGACCACCAATTTGTTGAAACCTAGATTACTTTGATTTTCATCCAATAACACCATGACCTTTGTTGATCTTTAAGTATGTGGAGTTAGGCCACTCAAAGATGAATTGCATTCAACAATTCATTCTTAAAATAAAACACTGGTGTGTATACATTCAGAGTACAAATTACTGATTATTCTTTAATTTGCATGCAAAAGGGAACAGCAGCTCTGACAATATGCAAGGGAAAAAAGATCCtctcacttatcatgtgaaaaatataagGTTTAAAATATAAATGTTCCCTGAATTCCAAACtaccatagaaattttcagcataatTCATTGAAGTTATTTATTTGTTCAAGATTAAAAAATGTAACAAAGAAAATGACATCTAGAGTTGGTTGAGAGGTACAGTACAGCTGAATTTTATAAATTAACAAAATCAATATTATTGCAACCAAATAAGATATCTAGTTTTGAC of Musa acuminata AAA Group cultivar baxijiao chromosome BXJ1-7, Cavendish_Baxijiao_AAA, whole genome shotgun sequence contains these proteins:
- the LOC103973934 gene encoding transcription factor TGA4 isoform X3; translated protein: MGIYEPNHQIGMWEDSFKADSSQNTCASTIVETDTKLDYMAELEDIPCKELGQPKKYGQETSHSSDKVLRRLAQNREAAKKSRLRKKAYVQQLESSRLKLAQLERELEQARQQAVYIGGHLRETNIGLSGSVNSGIAAFEMEYGHWVEEQNRQTSDLRTALQAHASDVELEMLVESGIRHYDNLFRIKAVTAKSDVFYLISGMWRTPTERFFLWIGGFRPSELLKVVSSQLDPMTEQQKSAVSGLRQSSQQAEDALSQGLERLQETLSETLTCDPSGTPGVTNYMEQMANAMGKLEALVSFVNQADLLRQQALRQMYSILTTHQAARGLLALGDYFQRLRALSSLWAARPHDPT
- the LOC103973934 gene encoding transcription factor TGA4 isoform X2, translated to MSSRSSTSSFATSRRMGIYEPNHQIGMWEDSFKADSSQNTCASTIVETDTKLDYMAELEDIPCKELGQPKKYGQETSHSSDKVLRRLAQNREAAKKSRLRKKAYVQQLESSRLKLAQLERELEQARQQAVYIGGHLRETNIGLSGSVNSGIAAFEMEYGHWVEEQNRQTSDLRTALQAHASDVELEMLVESGIRHYDNLFRIKAVTAKSDVFYLISGMWRTPTERFFLWIGGFRPSELLKVVSSQLDPMTEQQKSAVSGLRQSSQQAEDALSQGLERLQETLSETLTCDPSGTPGVTNYMEQMANAMGKLEALVSFVNQADLLRQQALRQMYSILTTHQAARGLLALGDYFQRLRALSSLWAARPHDPT
- the LOC103973934 gene encoding transcription factor TGA4 isoform X1, whose protein sequence is MNFGKDQLQQDMMELYVGYLENNIPHLEHSRSSTSSFATSRRMGIYEPNHQIGMWEDSFKADSSQNTCASTIVETDTKLDYMAELEDIPCKELGQPKKYGQETSHSSDKVLRRLAQNREAAKKSRLRKKAYVQQLESSRLKLAQLERELEQARQQAVYIGGHLRETNIGLSGSVNSGIAAFEMEYGHWVEEQNRQTSDLRTALQAHASDVELEMLVESGIRHYDNLFRIKAVTAKSDVFYLISGMWRTPTERFFLWIGGFRPSELLKVVSSQLDPMTEQQKSAVSGLRQSSQQAEDALSQGLERLQETLSETLTCDPSGTPGVTNYMEQMANAMGKLEALVSFVNQADLLRQQALRQMYSILTTHQAARGLLALGDYFQRLRALSSLWAARPHDPT